The window TGGAAAGTGATAGAGTTTCATGCCCCAACCTCCTGATCTTCATATCCCCAGCCCCTCGTCGCGACGATAGCACAAAGCCGGGGGTACGACTACCGGGATGACGAGTTTTCGTGGCGGCTTTGTGACGTGACCGACGAGCAAGAAGTTTTCCACCTGGCCAGTCCAGTCCCCCTCTTCCATTGTCCCGATGCCGGACCTCCTCAAACCCCCAGCCGAAGCCTCCTGACGCTCTCGATATAGTCCGCAACGCCTCGTTCGAGGTCGTATCGCGGGGCGTATCCCAGTTGCTCCCTCGCCTTCGTAATATCGAACTTGCAGTAGCTCTGCTTGTAGCCGTCACGGAAGTCGAGGCCGGGACCGATGTCGAGCCTGGCGTCGGGGAAGTGGCGTTTCAGTTCTGCGGCGAAGTCCTTGAGCGTGACGCCGGTGGCGGTGCCGATGTTGAAGACCCATTGGGTCAGGTTCCCGGCGTTCAGCGCCAGCACGACGGAGTGAGCCACGTCGCCGACGTAGACAACGTCGTTGCGCTGGTCGCCGCCGCGCGGGAGCGTGAACGCCCGCCCGGCGATGGCGTCCTCGATGATCTTGCCGTAGAGGGCGAGGACGCCGTGGCGCGCGAGCTTGCCCGGACCGTAGATGGAGGGGTAGCGCAGGGCCACGAACTCGACGCCGTAGCGCTTGCGGTAGTAGTTGCCCAGCGTCTCCGAGCAGACCTTGGTGACGCCGTAAATGTCCGCGGGGTTGGGCGGATGGGATTCGTCCAGGGGGACGAAATCGGGGTCGCCGTGCTTACCGTGGATCTCGCCGACGTAGGCGTTGGAGCTGGTGTAGACCACGCGCCGGACGTCGCAGGCGCGGGCGGCCTCCAGCACGTTCAGGGTGCCGTCCACGCCGATGGCAATGGCCAGGGAAGGGTTGGCCTCGGCCGGGCCGGGCATGAGCGCCGCCATGTGCACGATGTGGGTGACGCCGTGAGCCGCCACCGCCTCCCGCAGCGCCGCGCCGTCGAGGATGTCGCCGGTGACCACGTCCACGTCGCCCGCGATGTCCGCGACGAGCGACGGATCCACCCGGTTGTCCAGCAGCACGGGCCGCTGCCCTTGGGACACGAGGAGGCGCGCCGTGGCCGCGCCGTTCACGCCGGTTCCGCCGGTGATGAGGATCTTCATGTCCTCACGCTTAGCGGCTTACGAGGCCCCATGCAATACGCTATATTGAAAGCATGATGTACCGGACCCAGCCCTCCCATGGCTCTTTCAGCTTCGGAGGTCCGGTGACGCCGGCGGTCAAGTGGCTGCTGATCGTCAACATCGCCGTCTTCGTCTTTCAGCAGCCCTTCCTCGGCGGGCCCGCGCTCCTGTGGATCTTCGGTCTGGTCCCTCAGCTCGTCTGGAACGAGCTGCACCTCTGGCAGCTCTTCACCTACCAGTTCCTCCACTTCGGCCTGTTCCACATCCTGTTCAACATGCTCGCCCTGTGGATGTTCGGGTGCGACCTGGAGCGGGCCTGGGGCACGCGGTTCTTTCTCAAGTACTACTGGGTCAGCGCGGTCGGCGGCGGTCTGTGTGTGCTGTTCCTGGAACCGAACCAGGGCATCCCCACCATCGGGGCTTCCGCGGGCATCTACGGCGTCCTGCTGGCGTACGGGCGCCTCTATCCGAACAACGTCATCTACCTGTACCTGCTGTTCCCCATCCGCATGAAGTACTTCGTGCTGATCATCGGCGCCATCGCCTTCTTCTCGTCCATCAGCCCAGGGAACTCCGGCATTTCCCACCTCGGTCACCTGGGAGGCATGGCGTTCGGCTACGTCTACCTGAGGTGGGGCTACATGCTGAACCCGAGGCGTTCATGGGCCCGAATGCGGCACGAGTACTATCGCTTTCGGCTGGCGCGTCTGAAGCGGCGCTTCCGTATCATCGAGGGAAAGAAAAAGGACGACGAGCCGCCGACGCTGCACTGAACCGCGCCCGGCCCCGGGATGGGAAGGTCCGCCCGAGACGATCACTCCGCGACGTCGGGACGGCGCGACTGCTTGATCTCGCCTCGCTTGCGCTTGTCGTCGAGGCGCCGCCGGCGCGACGCCGCGGTGGGCTTGGTGGGGCGGCGCGGCGTGGGCGCCTCCGCGGCCTTGCGGATGAGCGCGGCCAGGCGCTCCAGGGCGTCCTCCCGGTTGCGCGACTGGTCGCGGTAGCGCTTGGCCTCGATGGTCAGCACCCCGCGCTTGTCCACGCGCGTGCCGGCGATCCGTCGCAAGCGTTCCCGCACGGCTTCCGGCAGCGAGGGCGAATCGACGATGCGGAACCGGAGCTGGACCGCGGTGGCGACCTTGTTGACGTTCTGACCGCCCGGCCCCGAGGCGCGGATGAACCGCTCCTCGATCTCGTCTTCGTCCAGACTGATGCGGCTTGTGATTCGCAGCATCGGTGGTTTCGCCTCCGCCGTGGGAAAATCCCGGCGCCGTTCCCGGCGCCATGTCTCTGTGTAACAGATCCGGGATAGAACATTCGAGGAGTGATCATGCGTATCGTTCGAATCTTTCTCATGCTCGTCGGCGCCCTGGCCACGCTGGCCGCCGTCGGCGTGGCCGTGGTCGTGGCTCTGTTCCTATTCTCCACACGCACGGCACCGGTGCCGGAGAAGACGGTCCTTACCCTGGACCTGGACCGCAACGTCAGCGAGCTGGGAGGCGGCGGACTCACGCACTGGACGCAAATCAGGAAGACACCGCCGACGCTATGGGAGACCGTCGCCGCCGTCGAGAGGGCCGCGCGGGATGAGCGCGTGGTGGGCCTTGTGGCCAGGGTCGGCGCTTCCGGCATGGGTCTGGCGCGGATCCAGGAACTGCGGGACGCGGTGCGCGCCTTCCGGCAATCGGGCAAGCCAACCTACGCCTTCGCCGAATCCTTCGGCGATTTCGGACCCGGCAACGGCGCCTACTACCTGGCCGCGGCGTTCGAGTACGTCTACCTGCAACCGTCCGGTGACGTGGGCCTCACGGGGCTCCTGGCGGAAAGCTATTTCCTGAAAGGCACGCTGGAGAAGCTCGGTGTGAGACCTCGTCTGAACCAGCGCGAGGAGTACAAGGGCATCAAGGAACTCTTCACCGAGAGCGGCTTCACGGGTCCCCAGCGGGAAGCCGTCGGCCGGATACTGGAATCCTTGACGGAGCAGTTGACGGCCGGGATCTCCGAGGGCCGCGGACTGTCGCCGGCCGCGGTACGGGACCTGATGCAACGGGCGCCGTTCTCCGCCCGGGAAGCACTGAAGGCGGATCTGGTGGACGGCCTGCGGTACCGCGATCAGGTGGATGAAGTGGTGCGATACGCATTGGGGAACGACATCGAGTTCCTGTCGCTGACGGACTACCGCCGCCGAGCCGAGGACACGGAAGAGGACACGGCCACGGTGGCGTTGATCCACGGTTTGGGCCAGATTCACCGGGGACGCAGCCGCCACCAAGCGTTCACCGGAGCCCATTCCATGGGTTCCGACACGGTAGCGCGCGCCTTTCGCCGGGCCGCGGACGACAAGGACGTGCACGCCATCATATTCCGCATCGACAGCCCGGGCGGCTCCTACGTGGCCTCGGACGCGATCCGGCGCGAGGTGGTGCGTGCGCGACGCCGCGGCAAGCCGGTGGTCGTCTCCATGGGCAACGTCGCCGGCTCCGGCGGCTATTTCGTGGCAACTCCCGCGGACCGCATCGTGGCCCAGCCCGGTACCCTCACCGGTTCCATCGGCGTGGCCGCGGGGAAGGTGGTGACCAATGGGCTGTGGGAGAAGCTCGGCGTGTCCTGGGACCACGCGGCAGGGAACACCAACGCGACTTTCTGGAGCGCCGTGCGGGACTACGACCCGGCGCAGCAGCAACGCCTGGAGCATCTCCTCGACGCGGTCTACGAAGATTTCGTGTTCAAGGTGGGGCTGGGGCGGAAACTGTCCCGGGAACAGGTGCTGGCGGCCGCCAAGGGGCGTGTCTGGACCGGCGCCGACGCGAAGGATCGCGGTCTGGTGGACGAACTCGGCGGTTACGCGGCCACTATCCGGGCCGTGCGCGAGGCGGCCGGCATCGCGCCGGACGCCTCCATCCGCCTGCGGCCTTTCCCGCGCCGGAAATCAACGCTCAGGTTGCTGGCGGAGGAGTTGACGGGAGATGAAGATGCGGAAATCCGGAGTTTGGCGACGGGCTTGTTTGGCAGGGCGGCGGAGCGTCTCGCGCCGTTAGCCGGCCCGCCTTGGGGCGATCTGGCCGGACGCCGGGGCGTCCTGGAGATGAAACTGCCGCACCGGCTCCGTTGACGTTCCCTTCGGGGCAGGCTTGTAAAATTTTTATCACATGGTATAAAAACCGGCTTGTCGATCGAACAGAATCCATTATTCCTCTTCATTTACAATGCTCTTGACCCGTTTGGGCACCTCCGTGTCCCTGACGGGATATTTCATCAGGAGGAAAATCGATGCGGCTTCCAGTGGATGAGTTAGCGCGGTTGGCGATCGTCGGTCTGTGCGTGGCAGCCCTGTCCGGATGTGGAGGAGGCGGCGGGGGGATGCCCGGCCCCGTGCCCAAAACCCCAAGCCTGGTTTCGTTGTCGACACCTGACGATCATGGACTCCCCGCCGGCGAGATCCACGTAGAGGCCGGTGCTTCGGAGAGACAGGGCAGCGTGGTCGTCTCGTGCCCTTCCGGAGGCGAGACCTGCATGCTCGTTGTCGCCGACGACGGCTCGGTTTCCTATTGGGACACGGGTGGTATGCCCATGGTGGCCTATCCTCCGGCAGGGCGGATGGCTGAAGCGTTGAACGCCGCTTCGCCCATGGCTCGTCGCAACGTGGCGGGAAGGTTGGCAAGGACCGCCATTACCGGCGTCTCTTCCAGTACGGCTTCCATGACCGCCTTGCGGCCCCTCGCCGGAGGGAATTGGAACACCGGCGTGACACAGGCCCCGCTCAACTCGAACCCCGATTCTCCCGGCGACAACCGCGCCATCAACGCATGGTATGTCGAT of the Deltaproteobacteria bacterium genome contains:
- the arfB gene encoding alternative ribosome rescue aminoacyl-tRNA hydrolase ArfB encodes the protein MLRITSRISLDEDEIEERFIRASGPGGQNVNKVATAVQLRFRIVDSPSLPEAVRERLRRIAGTRVDKRGVLTIEAKRYRDQSRNREDALERLAALIRKAAEAPTPRRPTKPTAASRRRRLDDKRKRGEIKQSRRPDVAE
- a CDS encoding NAD(P)-dependent oxidoreductase, whose translation is MKILITGGTGVNGAATARLLVSQGQRPVLLDNRVDPSLVADIAGDVDVVTGDILDGAALREAVAAHGVTHIVHMAALMPGPAEANPSLAIAIGVDGTLNVLEAARACDVRRVVYTSSNAYVGEIHGKHGDPDFVPLDESHPPNPADIYGVTKVCSETLGNYYRKRYGVEFVALRYPSIYGPGKLARHGVLALYGKIIEDAIAGRAFTLPRGGDQRNDVVYVGDVAHSVVLALNAGNLTQWVFNIGTATGVTLKDFAAELKRHFPDARLDIGPGLDFRDGYKQSYCKFDITKAREQLGYAPRYDLERGVADYIESVRRLRLGV
- a CDS encoding rhomboid family intramembrane serine protease; protein product: MTPAVKWLLIVNIAVFVFQQPFLGGPALLWIFGLVPQLVWNELHLWQLFTYQFLHFGLFHILFNMLALWMFGCDLERAWGTRFFLKYYWVSAVGGGLCVLFLEPNQGIPTIGASAGIYGVLLAYGRLYPNNVIYLYLLFPIRMKYFVLIIGAIAFFSSISPGNSGISHLGHLGGMAFGYVYLRWGYMLNPRRSWARMRHEYYRFRLARLKRRFRIIEGKKKDDEPPTLH
- the sppA gene encoding signal peptide peptidase SppA; its protein translation is MRIVRIFLMLVGALATLAAVGVAVVVALFLFSTRTAPVPEKTVLTLDLDRNVSELGGGGLTHWTQIRKTPPTLWETVAAVERAARDERVVGLVARVGASGMGLARIQELRDAVRAFRQSGKPTYAFAESFGDFGPGNGAYYLAAAFEYVYLQPSGDVGLTGLLAESYFLKGTLEKLGVRPRLNQREEYKGIKELFTESGFTGPQREAVGRILESLTEQLTAGISEGRGLSPAAVRDLMQRAPFSAREALKADLVDGLRYRDQVDEVVRYALGNDIEFLSLTDYRRRAEDTEEDTATVALIHGLGQIHRGRSRHQAFTGAHSMGSDTVARAFRRAADDKDVHAIIFRIDSPGGSYVASDAIRREVVRARRRGKPVVVSMGNVAGSGGYFVATPADRIVAQPGTLTGSIGVAAGKVVTNGLWEKLGVSWDHAAGNTNATFWSAVRDYDPAQQQRLEHLLDAVYEDFVFKVGLGRKLSREQVLAAAKGRVWTGADAKDRGLVDELGGYAATIRAVREAAGIAPDASIRLRPFPRRKSTLRLLAEELTGDEDAEIRSLATGLFGRAAERLAPLAGPPWGDLAGRRGVLEMKLPHRLR